The following are encoded in a window of uncultured Sphaerochaeta sp. genomic DNA:
- the pstA gene encoding phosphate ABC transporter permease PstA: MNNMQTESMFGTKAESLLLMQKRARLSMFWKVIFIFATAVAVLFLLLLLVSVIDSIFGYAVIRNEVNISELISGASSLKEFSRSQLEETARNNLSSGILRRVEYEKPITERSDRELRALIEQYIIKPIVLRSWGLWGSITKQDEIGAFLAGQEDSYLIFKSWITPDFLTNDQSANPLNAGIRTALLGSLWIIAITFLLAFPIGVGSAIYLEEYAEDTKLNRMLQLNIFNLSAVPSIIYGLLGLAVFVRAMEGVTSGAFLSAVADTTANGRTILSGGLTLGLLVLPIIIINTQEALKGVPDSLRMSSYGVGATKWQTIWSQVLPVSFDRILTGTILALSRALGETAPLVVIGASTFISVDPSSIFSKFTTLPIQIYQWSARPQGSYRNIAAAAIIVLLVLLLVLNSGAIYLRDKLAKKKRMAA; the protein is encoded by the coding sequence ATGAATAATATGCAGACAGAATCGATGTTTGGCACCAAGGCAGAGAGCCTGCTCTTGATGCAGAAACGTGCTCGCTTATCGATGTTCTGGAAAGTGATATTTATCTTTGCTACAGCAGTAGCAGTCTTGTTTCTGCTGTTGTTGCTCGTATCGGTGATTGATTCCATTTTTGGGTATGCAGTCATCAGAAACGAGGTGAATATTTCAGAGTTGATCAGTGGGGCCTCGTCTTTGAAGGAGTTCTCTCGGTCTCAATTGGAGGAGACAGCAAGGAACAATCTCTCCAGCGGCATACTGAGAAGGGTGGAGTATGAGAAGCCGATAACCGAACGTTCCGATCGCGAGCTACGTGCTTTGATAGAGCAATATATCATCAAGCCGATCGTTCTCAGGAGCTGGGGTCTTTGGGGCTCGATCACCAAACAGGATGAGATTGGTGCCTTCCTAGCAGGTCAGGAAGATTCGTACCTGATCTTCAAGAGCTGGATAACCCCTGATTTTCTTACCAACGACCAAAGTGCCAATCCCCTCAATGCTGGTATTCGCACTGCGCTTCTTGGTTCTCTCTGGATTATCGCCATTACCTTCTTGCTGGCTTTCCCCATCGGGGTTGGGTCAGCCATCTATCTGGAAGAGTATGCAGAGGATACAAAACTGAATCGTATGTTGCAGCTCAACATCTTCAACCTCAGTGCAGTACCTTCCATTATTTATGGGCTCCTGGGATTGGCCGTATTTGTAAGGGCGATGGAAGGGGTGACCAGTGGAGCATTCCTCAGTGCGGTTGCCGACACCACTGCCAATGGCAGGACTATTCTCAGTGGAGGACTTACCTTGGGGCTGTTGGTGCTCCCTATCATTATCATCAACACCCAGGAAGCCCTCAAGGGCGTTCCCGATTCATTGAGGATGAGCAGCTACGGGGTGGGAGCAACAAAGTGGCAGACCATCTGGAGCCAGGTGCTTCCCGTCAGTTTTGACAGGATCTTGACGGGAACGATTCTTGCTCTCTCCAGGGCTTTGGGAGAGACTGCACCTCTGGTGGTCATTGGTGCATCAACGTTTATCAGCGTTGACCCTTCAAGCATCTTCTCGAAATTCACGACCTTGCCGATTCAGATCTACCAGTGGTCGGCTCGTCCCCAAGGTTCATACCGCAATATTGCAGCAGCAGCCATCATTGTCTTGTTGGTACTTCTGCTTGTGTTGAACAGCGGGGCAATCTATCTCAGAGACAAACTCGCCAAGAAAAAGAGGATGGCAGCATGA
- the pstB gene encoding phosphate ABC transporter ATP-binding protein PstB, which yields MQATEAESFEFLGNSEPDTKQEIITLENVNIRYGNFHAVKDASLPIYEKQVTAFIGPSGCGKSTVLRSINRMNDMIRGATIDGNVLFHGHDLYAKDVDPVLIRRSIGMVFQKPNPFPKSIYENITWGAKINGFKGDYDELVETSLQKAALWDEVKDKLKQNALRLSGGQQQRLCIARTLAVQPEVILMDEPASALDPIATGRIEELILELKKYYTIVIVTHNMGQASRVSDHTAFFMVDEKRTGYLEEYAPTEQLFLNPAHKKTEEYISGKFG from the coding sequence ATGCAAGCAACAGAAGCAGAAAGTTTTGAGTTCCTAGGGAATTCAGAACCAGATACGAAACAGGAAATCATAACCCTGGAGAATGTGAATATCCGTTACGGCAATTTCCATGCAGTAAAGGATGCTTCCCTTCCCATTTATGAGAAACAGGTTACTGCATTCATTGGACCTTCAGGATGTGGGAAGAGTACCGTACTGAGAAGCATCAACCGAATGAATGATATGATCAGGGGGGCAACGATTGATGGTAATGTACTGTTCCATGGCCATGATCTCTATGCGAAGGATGTTGACCCGGTTCTGATCAGAAGAAGCATCGGCATGGTGTTCCAGAAACCCAATCCATTTCCCAAATCAATTTATGAGAATATTACCTGGGGTGCAAAAATCAATGGGTTCAAAGGGGATTATGACGAACTGGTGGAGACCAGCCTGCAGAAGGCGGCTCTCTGGGATGAGGTCAAGGATAAGCTCAAGCAAAATGCCCTTCGACTCAGTGGAGGACAGCAACAGCGTCTTTGTATTGCAAGGACCCTGGCTGTACAGCCTGAGGTGATCCTGATGGATGAACCGGCCTCAGCACTCGATCCTATCGCAACAGGTCGTATTGAGGAGCTGATCCTCGAGCTGAAGAAATATTACACAATTGTTATTGTCACCCATAATATGGGTCAGGCATCACGTGTTTCAGACCATACCGCATTCTTCATGGTTGATGAGAAGCGGACGGGCTATCTGGAAGAGTATGCTCCCACTGAGCAGCTGTTCCTCAACCCGGCACATAAAAAGACGGAAGAGTACATCTCCGGTAAGTTCGGTTGA
- the phoU gene encoding phosphate signaling complex protein PhoU yields MDQTISKLDEKMQFFQEMLIQMVNRVEEAIYQAQYAFRNHDVELARKVIANDWFIDQLQEMVENDAVRLLVSETPYGHYMRHIIAGIKIVSSLERMGDHAAHMAKMASSEEEAMFIPFVERISEMALLGAAMTRKVVEAFIDVKAEKAIEVASLDDKMDAERDALNADLFALRPETEAEMERILNLFYLTKEMERYGDHVTTICRWIVYMDKGQRPKLNGPKKTE; encoded by the coding sequence ATGGACCAAACAATCAGTAAGCTTGATGAGAAGATGCAATTCTTCCAAGAAATGCTCATTCAAATGGTAAATAGGGTGGAGGAAGCAATCTACCAGGCACAATATGCGTTTCGAAACCACGATGTGGAACTCGCAAGGAAAGTCATAGCCAACGACTGGTTCATCGACCAGCTGCAGGAGATGGTGGAAAACGATGCGGTGCGACTTCTGGTAAGTGAGACTCCTTATGGACATTATATGCGTCATATCATTGCAGGGATCAAGATTGTATCCAGCTTGGAGAGAATGGGTGACCATGCTGCGCATATGGCAAAGATGGCAAGTAGTGAAGAGGAAGCAATGTTCATCCCGTTCGTAGAGCGTATCAGCGAAATGGCACTGCTCGGTGCTGCCATGACCCGCAAGGTTGTTGAAGCCTTCATTGATGTGAAGGCAGAGAAGGCAATCGAGGTTGCATCCCTTGACGACAAGATGGATGCAGAGCGGGATGCCTTGAATGCTGATCTGTTTGCTCTCAGACCAGAGACAGAGGCTGAGATGGAACGTATACTCAATCTCTTTTACCTGACGAAGGAGATGGAGCGATATGGGGACCATGTGACTACCATATGCCGATGGATTGTCTACATGGACAAGGGGCAACGACCAAAGCTGAACGGACCTAAAAAGACAGAATAG
- a CDS encoding ATP-binding protein has product MQYKSIRARLALTTFLVLVCSLFGSMWIANRSFATTIRETTYAELSAKAEYLATLSKNSSEPWMTEHFDSYAASTATRITIINREGAVLFDSDYAAETLNNHLYREEVQAALKNGSASSERRSSTQNLPVLYWAVALEDHPTIAILRVSKTLNQLSGYQRTYQSLFFRGLGVLVLFFLLLTFFVITMITRPLDRLKGLARKYATGDLQARIHLSSPQELAELAHTMEEMAQEIQEKISQVEFGKNQVEAILNSLSEGILLLDRNLNIKVANREAHLLFTDQRDSVLDKNLSQLISSNEVRTLCNATLRDGEERELTIEQYGHLFGHTARIAGKQQVRELRMLTCAVRSSEGFINSVVLSINDMTELKRLEQIRKDFVANVSHELKTPITSIAGFAEALTETQNPEEITHFSKIISRQANRMRQLVEDLLLLSSLEQEQHKASMSWTTLEQIIGETEEACSYRYEERGSSLHIASDNPDNLLLYVNENLIAQALTNLVINALNYSEAGSKVHLSATVREDQIVFSVKDHGIGIPKDVQDRIFERFYRVDAARSRSQGGTGLGLSIVKHIVNVHGGKLSLESELRKGSTFIITLPRMGGNLKDLQKRSEELYQRR; this is encoded by the coding sequence CGCTCATTCGCCACTACCATCAGGGAAACAACCTACGCAGAGCTCTCTGCCAAGGCAGAATATCTGGCAACCCTCTCCAAGAACTCATCAGAACCATGGATGACAGAACATTTTGACTCGTATGCGGCTTCCACTGCAACCAGGATTACCATCATCAACAGAGAAGGCGCTGTTCTCTTTGACTCTGACTATGCCGCGGAGACGTTGAACAACCACCTCTATAGAGAGGAAGTACAAGCAGCTTTAAAAAATGGAAGTGCTTCCAGTGAACGGAGGAGCAGCACCCAGAATCTTCCCGTCCTCTATTGGGCAGTAGCATTGGAAGACCATCCCACCATTGCCATACTGAGAGTCTCCAAGACACTAAACCAACTCTCTGGATACCAGAGAACCTACCAAAGTCTCTTCTTCAGAGGACTTGGTGTGCTGGTGCTCTTTTTCCTGCTTCTTACCTTCTTCGTCATTACCATGATCACGCGCCCACTCGACCGATTGAAGGGCTTGGCACGCAAATATGCAACAGGAGACCTCCAAGCAAGAATCCATCTCTCCTCCCCCCAGGAACTCGCTGAACTCGCTCATACCATGGAAGAGATGGCCCAAGAGATCCAGGAAAAAATTTCTCAGGTTGAGTTCGGCAAGAACCAAGTAGAAGCCATTCTCAACAGCCTCAGTGAAGGAATCCTTCTCCTCGACCGGAACCTGAACATCAAAGTAGCAAACAGGGAGGCCCACTTGCTCTTCACTGACCAGAGGGACTCGGTCCTCGACAAGAATCTTTCCCAGCTTATCAGTTCCAACGAAGTGCGTACTCTCTGCAATGCAACATTGAGGGATGGAGAAGAGAGGGAACTCACCATCGAACAGTATGGACATCTTTTTGGGCATACTGCACGAATTGCAGGAAAACAACAGGTGCGGGAGCTGAGGATGCTCACCTGTGCTGTCCGATCATCTGAGGGATTCATCAACTCAGTGGTACTCTCCATAAATGACATGACAGAGTTAAAACGCCTTGAGCAAATCCGTAAGGATTTTGTGGCCAATGTAAGCCATGAACTCAAAACCCCCATTACCTCAATCGCTGGATTTGCCGAAGCACTGACAGAGACGCAGAATCCAGAGGAGATTACCCACTTCTCAAAGATCATCAGCAGACAAGCAAACAGAATGAGACAACTTGTTGAGGATTTGTTATTGCTCAGTAGCCTTGAGCAAGAACAGCACAAAGCTTCCATGAGCTGGACTACCCTGGAGCAAATCATAGGGGAAACAGAAGAAGCTTGTTCCTATCGCTATGAGGAACGTGGCAGTAGCCTGCACATCGCCTCGGACAATCCAGATAATCTCCTGCTCTATGTCAATGAAAATCTGATCGCCCAGGCTTTGACAAACTTGGTGATCAATGCATTGAACTACTCTGAAGCAGGGTCCAAGGTCCATCTCTCGGCAACCGTACGTGAAGACCAGATTGTCTTCAGCGTCAAGGATCATGGTATTGGTATCCCAAAAGATGTCCAGGACAGGATTTTTGAGCGGTTCTACCGAGTTGATGCAGCAAGAAGCAGGAGCCAGGGAGGAACCGGTCTGGGTCTTTCCATCGTGAAACATATCGTCAATGTACACGGGGGAAAACTCTCACTTGAGAGTGAGCTGAGAAAGGGAAGCACCTTTATCATCACACTCCCGAGGATGGGTGGAAACCTGAAAGACCTGCAAAAACGAAGCGAAGAACTCTACCAAAGACGCTAA